The DNA segment AAAATTTAAATTTGCATTGCAGCAAGAAAATTTTACTATTAACTTAAGCTTTATACTTTATTTAGTTATGACTCTATCTCATTCAGGAAATTCATAAGAATTTATAAATTAAAAGATTACTCCAGACGGAGTAATCTTTTAGTGTAATAATATTTTTACTGCATTAGTGTGATGGATTTTGCCATGTCACACCATCAATATTATTATTCTTCCTCTTCTACATCTTCATCTTCATCGTCTTCGTTGTTTTTAGCTACCGAGTTTGCAGAAACAACAGCTCCCTTATCTAATTTTTCACGCACCTGTTGTTTGATTTGTTCACTAAATTCTGGTTTTTCTTCCAGGTATTTGATAGCGTTATCTCGACCTTGAGAAATATTATCACCGTTGTAACTGTACCAAGCTCCTTTACGGATGAGAATACCAGTTTCTTCCGCTAAATCTACTAAACAACCTAGAGTCGAAACACCTTTACCAAAAATAATGTCAAACTCTGCGATTCTAAAAGGCGGTGCAACTTTATTTTTCGCAACTTTGACTTTAACTCGGTTACCAAATTCATCAGTACCTTTTTTCAAGGTTTGAATCCGACGAATATCTAAGCGTACTGAAGCATAGAACTTTAATGCGTTACCGCCAGTTGTCGTTTCCGGGCTACCGTAGGTAACACCAATTTTTTGCCGCAACTGGTTAATGAAAATTACTGTACAACCAGATTTACCAATATTGCCAGTAATTTTACGTAGAGCTTGGCTCATTAATCTCGCTTGTAAACCGACGTGGGCATCACCCATATCGCCTTCGATTTCTGCACGGGGAACCAAAGCTGCTACAGAGTCAATAACTACAATATCAACGGCGGCGGAGCGTACAAGTTGATCAACAATTTCCAATGCGGATTCACCTGTGTCTGGTTGGGAAACCAGCAAGTTTTGAATATCTACACCTAAAGCTGAGGCGTAGGTGGGGTCAAGGGCGTGTTCAGCATCGACGAAGGCAGCTATTCCACCTTCTTTTTGCACTTCTGCGATCGCGTGGAGTGCTACTGTTGTTTTACCGGAACTTTCCGGGCCATAAATCTCAATCACCCGCCCCTTGGGTAAACCGCCTCCCAATGCTAAATCCAAGGTGAGCGCGCCAGTAGAGATTGTTTCTACCCGCATCCGGGTAGCATCGCCCAGGCGCATGATTGCTCCTTTACCGAAGCTGCGCTCAATCTGGTTGAGTACCATTGTCAGCGCTTTTTGCTTGCCAGAAGTATCGGTATTGATAGCCATTCCTGCCTCTAAAATATATGGATTTAAGTAGTTTGGGGTTTGGAGTTTGAGTAGAACAGATATACTATTTTAGCCGGAAAATTCTAGTATAGGGCTTCTCAAATTAAAAAGTAACTTTGACAAGATCGTAACTCAATATTCCCCAGGTGCGATCAGAAATATCTTCATGTACTTGCCAAAATTTTTACTGGTGCTACTGAACAGTCTGCTACTCCATCCTGATTAGGAAACACCAAAAAATAAATTATCCGAAATTGATGGTTTAGTAGGGTGCATCAGTGCGATGTAACCTAGCTATACTCATAAATTATTCATACTGAGGCACCCTTGTATATTAAAAGAAGTAGTAGACCCACAACTAAAGTTGTGATTAATACTTTTTTCTTGTGCGCTCTGACTGTCTTTGTAAGTTAAACTCCCTTCATGAATATCAAGCGTCGGCAATTTCTGAAAACTTGCGGATTAGCTACTGTAGCTACTCAGATTCCTATACTGACTGCTCAAGGTGAGCAATGGTCTTCTTTACATTCGCGGAGCGTATCGAAGACAGACGCTACGCGTAGCTCGCTTCTCCGGAGGAGTAAGAGCGACGTTCAGTTATCGCCAAGTAGCACTATCAAGCCACCACGTTTACAAGTAGGCGATACGGTGGGGTTAATTGCGCCGGCTGGTACTTTTGAACCTCGATATATAGAAGTAGTCCAGCAACATCTGACTAATTTGGGATTAAAAGCTAAGGTAGGAAGACATATTTTAGACCGTTATGGTTATTTAGCAGGCAAAGATGCTGACCGCGCCCAAGATGTAAATGATATGTTTGCAGATGATTCGGTTCAGGCAATTCTGGCTATGCGGGGAGGTTGGGGTTGCAATCGGATTTTACCCCTGCTCAATTACCCTTTAATTCGTTCCCATGCCAAAATCCTCATGGGTTATAGCGATATCACTTCTTTATTATTAGCGATTAATGCCCGTAGTCGTATTTTCACTTTTCACGGGCCTGTGGCTACATCCACCTGGACACCCTTTATGCTGGAGTACCTGAAGCGTATTTTGTTTAATGCAGAAGCAGTAACATTACAAAATACTGATTCTCCTGAGGGAAAAGTACAAACAATCACACCAGGAAAAACTCAAGGTCAACTTGTAGGAGGTAATTTGTCAGTTTTATCGGCGATGGTTGGTTCTCCCTATCTACCTAGTTGGCAAAATAGAATTTTATTCTTGGAAGATATCAACGAGGATGTTTATCGCGTAGATAGGATGTTGACACAGTTAAAAAATGCTGGGATATTATATCGAATTTCTGGTTTTATCTTTGGGCAATGTACTGACTGTAATCAAACTAATGAAAAATCTCAGACATTAATAGAAGTATTACAAGACCACATTACTCCTTTAAAAATACCTGCTTGGTATGGTGCAATGATTGGTCATATTCAAGATAAATTCATCTTACCAATTGGCGCAAATGTGGAAATCGACGCTGATGCTGGAACAATAAAATTATTAGAGGCGGCAGTCAATTGAAAAATGCTAATTTGTAATTAATTCGTACTACTTATGGTACGAATTAAACAGTATTTTCTACAATTTCCACA comes from the Nostoc sp. PCC 7120 = FACHB-418 genome and includes:
- the recA gene encoding recombinase RecA; translation: MAINTDTSGKQKALTMVLNQIERSFGKGAIMRLGDATRMRVETISTGALTLDLALGGGLPKGRVIEIYGPESSGKTTVALHAIAEVQKEGGIAAFVDAEHALDPTYASALGVDIQNLLVSQPDTGESALEIVDQLVRSAAVDIVVIDSVAALVPRAEIEGDMGDAHVGLQARLMSQALRKITGNIGKSGCTVIFINQLRQKIGVTYGSPETTTGGNALKFYASVRLDIRRIQTLKKGTDEFGNRVKVKVAKNKVAPPFRIAEFDIIFGKGVSTLGCLVDLAEETGILIRKGAWYSYNGDNISQGRDNAIKYLEEKPEFSEQIKQQVREKLDKGAVVSANSVAKNNEDDEDEDVEEEE
- a CDS encoding S66 peptidase family protein — translated: MNIKRRQFLKTCGLATVATQIPILTAQGEQWSSLHSRSVSKTDATRSSLLRRSKSDVQLSPSSTIKPPRLQVGDTVGLIAPAGTFEPRYIEVVQQHLTNLGLKAKVGRHILDRYGYLAGKDADRAQDVNDMFADDSVQAILAMRGGWGCNRILPLLNYPLIRSHAKILMGYSDITSLLLAINARSRIFTFHGPVATSTWTPFMLEYLKRILFNAEAVTLQNTDSPEGKVQTITPGKTQGQLVGGNLSVLSAMVGSPYLPSWQNRILFLEDINEDVYRVDRMLTQLKNAGILYRISGFIFGQCTDCNQTNEKSQTLIEVLQDHITPLKIPAWYGAMIGHIQDKFILPIGANVEIDADAGTIKLLEAAVN